TCGAGCAGGAACGACTCTCCACCGCCCAAGCTTTAAATGAGCGTGAAGACGAGTTTATGAAGCTAAAAGTAGAAGGTATTATGGAATGTCCGGTTGTGTTGGTCGCCGCTCTTTGTGAGCAGCGTGATCAATATGTTTTTGGCCGTCGCACGTTGCCGGAAATGGATTTGGCATCACTGGCCTGCGCCATACAAAATATGTGGCTGGCAGCACGTGCAGAAGGTTTGGGCTTGGGTTGGGTATCCATGTTTGAACCGGAAGCCTTGAAAAAATTATTGAATATGCCTGAAGACAGTCGTCCCTTCGCTATTTTATGTTTGGGACACGTCGAACAATTTTACGAAAAACCGATGCTGGAGCAGCAACACTGGGAAGAACGTAAAAACATTAACACCTTACTATTTGAAAACACCTGGAATACGCCGTGCCCCTAGATTTTGTTATTTGTCCCCGCTCTGAAACGCTAGTCTCCTTATTACAAACAAAAATAGACCAGAAAACCAAGCCCTTGGGAGCATTAGGCCAACTGGAATCGTTAGCCTTACAAATCGGCTTATGCCAAAACACGCTAACCCCCAGCTTAAACAAACCCTGCATCATCATTTTTGCCGGCGACCATGGCATTGTTGAAGCGGGTGTCAGCGCCTATCCGCAAACAGTTACCGCACAAATGGTCGCCAACTTTTTGTCAGGAGGTGCCGCAATCAGCGTTTTTGCCAAGCAGCACCAATTGGAATTACTGATTGTTGATGCCGGAGTCAATGCCGATTTAGCCAGTCATCCCAAACTGATTGTGGCAAAAATTGGTAAAGGAACCAAAAATTTTTTAACGCACCCGGCAATGACCACCGAGGCTTGCACCCAAGCCTTAAAAGCCGGAGCGGAACAGGTTTTACAGCAATTTAACAACGGCTGTAACTGTATTGGTTTTGGTGAAATGGGTATCGGCAATACCTCATCCGCCGCTTTATTGATGCACTGTTTAACTGCTCTGCCATTGGCGCAATGCGTTGGTCGTGGCACAGGATTAAATGATGATCAGCTACAACATAAACTAAGCGTATTACAGCAAGCGTTAAATCAGCATAACGGCTTAACTCAGCCTTTAGAAGTGTTAGCCACTTTTGGTGGTTTTGAAATCGCCATGATGGTCGGTGCGTATCTTAAAGCTGCGGAATGCGGCATGTTGATTATAGTCGATGGCTTTATAGCCAGCACTGCCCTTTTGGTTGCCAGTAAACTGCATCCGCAAGTACTCGATTATTGTATATTTAGCCACGCTTCCAACGAACAAGGACATCAAGCTTTACTGAATCAGTTTAAGGCCAAGGCCTTGTTGAACATGGATTTGCGCCTGGGTGAGGGCTCCGGCATTGCTCTGGCTTATCCCTTGTTACAATCAGCTGTCATATTTTTAAATGAAATGTCTACATTTGCTGAAGCGGGTGTTGATCATTAAGGAGTAAGTTAAAAGTTGCCTTATTCGCACGTTGTTATTCCGAAACCCTATTAAATAATTGATAGCGATTTTTGTTGGTTTTTAATACATTGACATTGCAAGCCGTCAAATCGCGACATTAAGGATGTGGTTGGTAATGGATATACTTGTCAAGACCAAGCGTATTGTTTAGCTGAAATTGCATTAAACCCTTTGAAAAAAACCGCCCATACATTGTTGTATGGACGGCAAGTTTTAAAGATCCCGATTTAATTCAGTTGCGAGAATTAAACCGCTTTCTTGTTGCGTGCTTGATAACCGAACACACCAACCATACCGGTCAACATCAACCAAACCGCACCAGGTAATGGTACAGCGGCAGGTACAATTGGAGGTACAACGGGGGTAGTTACATCTGTGGGTGTAATTTCAAAATTAACGCCATAACTTCCTGCTTTAGTACCTAAAATATTTCCTGTGGTTTTTAAAGAATATACGTTACCTTCTATCAAGCCAAAACTAGAGAGCAACCTATAAAATTTATCTGTGCCTCCACCCGAACTAACCATCACACTTTCGGACTGATTGCTTATTAAGCTGGTGCGGTCTCCATCATAAAGGGTAAAAGATGTCATATTAGTACCTTTTGTACCGTTATTCTTGGTGGAATAAAGTGCTGTCGCGCTAAGGTCAAAGTTACTGCCAATTACTGTAAAGTCATACCACTCGGTAAACGACGAATTACCAGCCAGTACACTTTGTTGAGCATAATAGTCAGATTCATCATTTGAATAAGAAGTTATAGAAGCGCTTACCTGCGGTAAGTAAGCCATGCCAGCAAAAGCAATGGCCGCAGCCAGAACTTTAGTTTTGTTTTTTAGTTTCATAATCAGTATCTCTGAGTTTTACTTGAAAGGAGGTCCAAGCGTAGTTATTAAACTACAATAAAATTACAATTGTAAGTAATTTTTTAATGATTTTTTTAATTATTATTATTTTTGTGAAAAAGCTGATTTTACTCGCTGCTGATTCAATTTATTTACTAATAAATTGTTCTCTATCACCTTTAATATCAGCTCTCTGGCTTCAATACTAACTGATTGACGATTACTGCCTGAGCTGTTAATCACCGGTAAAAAAGAAACGTGTACTTCAATTTTATCCAAACTCAACATTTTTATTAAATGCGGAAGAAAATCATCATCGCCAACAAAAGGCGCTTGTTGTTTTGCTAAACCGTAATATTGAAGCGCCACCGGTTGAATGGCTGACTTGGTTAATAATGCCGGTTGAAATAAAGACGCATGAAAGCTCAAAACATCATCGCCCTGAGTGGTTGTGCCTTCAGGAAAGGCAATAATATTGTTGTTTTGTTTTAAAATCCAGAGCATTTGTTCAGTCGTGGCTTTAATATGCTTTTTATCGCCTCTACGAATAAAAATAGTACCGCCCTGCCTGGACAAATAACCAATAATCGGCCAGCTTAAAATGTCACTCTTGGCGACAAAATGAGCCGGTAAATACTGCCCAATAACAATAATATCCAACCAGGAAATATGATTACACACCAAAAAAGTACCTGGGTGCGGTAGCTCGCCTTCCAGCACAATATCCAGATTCATAATGCCGCTAAATATTTTTAACCAATGGGTTTTTAAGGTATTGCGCTTATTTTTTGCATTATTTGCCGAACACAGCAATTTAAGTAATGAAAATAATACTCCCGCAATGATTAAGCCATAGCTAAACAGCAGAACAATAAGGACAAGTTTATAAAGTAGCCGAAGTTTCAATTTCATTAGTCGCCTGCGCCGGGCGTTACTCCCGGAATGCCTGCAGCATACACGCTATTCCTGGCGATCGCTGCGTCAGTTCCCGACTGACCTGCAGCATACACACCATCCCTGGCGATCGCTGCGCCAGCTCCCGACTGGCTTGCAGCATACACACCATCCTTGGCGATCGCTGCGCCAGCTCCCGACTGGCTTGCAGCATACACACCATCCTTGGCGATATAGCCGCGCATATAGTGTTTGCTGTAACGATCTTTTAGTTGATCCAGTGGCAGCAATACAAATAAATCCATACAGTTAAAATCTTTATCCCAGTAAGGTTCGCCGCAAATCAGTGCTCCAAAACGCAAATAGGCCTTAAGTAACGGCGGAATACCTGATTCATCGCGTTGACATCGTAATGCATCAGGTACTGGAATGCTGGGTTTAACTTGCAAGGATGCAGGGGCAATATTTTTAGAATCAATATTTCGATAAACGGCATCTACGGCAAAGCCACTTGGACCCGGAGTGATACTGGCACAACCCAGTAAATAATTAAACTCGCCTTCCAGTGCGTATTGCACTAATGCCGACCATAGCGTGGTTAACACTGCACCACCGCGATAATCAGGATCTATACAAGTTCTACCTATTTCGAGAAAACGACCGGGCAATGCCAGAACTTGATCCAGGTTAAATTCATCCTGCGAATAAAACCGGCCCAGTTGTTTAGCTTGATGTTGGGTTAGCAAACGCGTGTAACCAATTATTTTTTTATTGGTATTGTCATATACAATTAAATGATCGCAATAACTATCAACCTCGTCATAATCCAGGCCTTCAGATTCGGTTTTTAACTTGGCTCCCATTTCCTGTGCAAAAACCCGGTAGCGCAACGCCTGAGCTTCTTTTATCAAAGCGTCTGAGTCTGCCAAAAAACATTCCAGTTTTTTAGTCGGTTTAATGAGTATTGCTGTATCTATTTTTTTCATGGGTAGTCACATAGCTCAATTAAAGATGCAGATACAGTAATCAAACAAAGTGTCAATTGCGTGTCAATTTTGTGAACGTACGATGACAATCAGGTTAAATTTTGATGACCGACACTGAAAATCGAGACAACGGAGCATCTTCATAGTGAAGATTTTTAGCGCCGATAGCCCCATGTATTTTCACGAAGCGCAGCGTAATGAAAATCCAGACTTTACAAAACGGCCTCAAGTCAATTAATTAGTTAGTTATGTTTAGCTCCTTTGCCAAGTTGAAACGAGCGAAGCAGGCAAGGAGTCGCTATTTTTACTAATGATCGTAAATAAAGCCAATAATCCTGTCGCCCGCTTTCATCATTTCGTCACATTTCACCCGTATGATACGACTCATTTTTCTTCAAAACTACCGAGTCACGCTTGAACAAAACCGTCATCAAATTTACATTGCGTTATTGTTCGCCTGCAATCGCTATTCTGGCCAGCATTATTCTAATCAGTTCTGCAGGTCTTTATGGGTCAGAGTTTAAAAAATCGGAGCACTTTACCTTGGAAAGACTTTTCCCTGGCGATGCCCTACCCTCGGTTACTTTTGATGACAGTATTATTGCCTCTCCACTACTGGATTTGTCGCAAGGTAGACCACTGATTATAGTGCCCGCTTCAAATGGACTTATTGCCGCACTGGATGGTGAAACAGGCGCTTTGGACTGGCAAGTTAATGCACCAACACCTAAAGGCCAATTGGCTCAGCTTATTTCAACGCCGATAATAATCAACAATAAACTAGTTATACTTTATCAATGCCTGACTAAAGGTGTGCGTACCAGTCATCGTCTAGCGGTTATTGATCTTGCTAAAAAACAACTGGACGAAGCCTTTCCAGTACTGGTGCTATCTGCCGAAAAACCCACTATTGACGGAATTGGCACGGTAAAATTTAATCCACCTACCGCCTTTTCACATTCAGCGCTAAAACATGCGCTCAAACCAGATTCAAATTTAGGTTATTTGTATGCTGCTTTTGGTAATTCCGGTGACGAACAACCTTACCATGGCTGGCTTTTTGAAATTGATCTGGATGCCTGGCATACTGACAAAAAAGAACTTAAAAATACAGATGCAATACCGGCAATTAGTAGCGTGTTGTTAACAACACCAGAAACTGACTGTCCGGTAACCAAAGAATTTGGTAATCAGGAAATGATTTGCGGTGGCGGTATTTGGACGCCCGCCGATCCACAAATCTATCAGTCTGATAATGACTTTGAATTATTTGTACCTACCGGCAACGGGCAAATTAATCTTGACCGGCATGATTTTGCCAATACCATTATGCGGGTAAAGCCAGGGCTAAAATTTGATGCCGGTTGCGATGCAAATTTGTGTGCAAATTTTAATCCTACCAATCCCGACAGGGCTTGCATGGCATCCTGCAAAAATTTATTTATTCCTCGCTTATTGGAAAGCGATCTCCCTTTAAATCCTGCCTCGGGTGATTGTAATGATAAATCTTTCTGGGAATGTCTGGCCTGGATGGACTACGATTTGGGTGCCAGTGCCCCCGTTAAAGTAAACATGGCTACCGGCTATTCTGTCTTGGTGCAAGCCAGCAAGGACGGCAGTGTCTATTTAATTGATGCAGAACATCTGGGAACTCAATATGATCGCCTGCAACTTGTTGATTTATGTGGAACCAAAACTGATGAATGTAAGTTGGGGTGGATGGGCATGATTGTTACCCAACCGGTGGTTACCTTTGTTAATGATACACCGATTGTAGTAATTCCTGCTTTTGTGGCTGATAAGACCCATCCAGCCGGATTGATCGCGCTAAAAATTGTCATGGAAAAGGGCCAGCCAAAATTCAAGCGCTTTTGGCAGTTTCCTGATCCTTCAAGTCCCAAGGCCTTAAAAACATTCAGAAGCCACCCCTCTTTGCCTGTCATCAACACACCAACTGAAAACGGTAATGCCGTAGTATGGATTATAGATATTAATACTAATGGTACAATTTATGGTGTCCGAATTAAAGATGGCGCATTGGTTGCCAAACAAACCTTGGCAGGAGCAGGACGCCCGCTTTCCTCGCCATTAATCTACGGCAATAAACTTTATGTAGCTTCGATAATGCCGGATACGAACAAAGCCATGATAGAGGCTTACCAAATTAACACTGCCCATCATTGATATTGCCCTATCAATTTCAAACACTTTACTGTCACAAAACTATCATAAAAATGTCATCATGCTTTAACAAAATGCAATCACAATAACTTTATTAAATCGTTATTGTGAGCTAACTGCCATGAATAAACCCATCATCAAAAGCGACCAGATCAATGCTACCACTATTATGTATGGCTCACTAACAATGGTTTTTTTTGGCTTGCTGGTATCTTGGGGTGTTGAACGCCTAATGAAAGAATTATTTCAGTTAGGCTAGCCTCCCTAAACCGCACAAGTCAGGTATGCCTGACACGGCGAAATTTATTTGCCGTTCATAAAACCCTGAAACCAATAACAGAATCGTCTGCCAGTTAATTTTATCCTCTTACTTATTCACGCCAACATCCTCAAAAACTCACCAAAATCAGGGCCCCATAGCCTATCCTTGCTGATTAATTCTCTTTAAAAAAACCTCTGTAGCTGTTTAGGACAGATATTGGTTGTATAATTAAAGGTAAACAGCTTATCTTGCTATGACATTCATTCTGTCTGATCATGATAAGATTTTTAATCAGCAAATATTATGAGTTAAATTATGGAATATGCTATAGAAACCGCGCCATTAGAAACATTACAATGTGATTGTCTTATTGTCGGTGTTTACCAGGACCTGCAACTCAGCGCATCTGCAAACTCAGTCAACGTTAATACTCAGGGACTGATTAACAAAATTCTTGCCCGTGGTGACATTAGCGGTAAAAATGGCGAAACCGTGTTAATAAATGCTATCCAGGATAGCTCTATTGAACGTATTTTGCTGGTCGGGCTGGGTGAAAACCAGGCCTTATCTGGCAAAAATTACAAAAAAGCACTGCTTGCCGCCATTAACAGTCTTAAAAAAACATCCATTAAATCAGTTGTCTGTAGCTTGGCAGATGCTGACGTTATTGATGCTGATCGACAATGGAAAACCCGCCAAATCATCGAAGTATTTAGCGATGCCATTTATCAATTTACTGCCTACAAATCGAATAAAGAAACGGACAGTAAAGTTGAGAAAATCTGCATTACCACGCCAGAAGCTGAACGTGGACTTGCCCAAGCCGGCCTGACTCAAGGGAA
Above is a window of Methylobacter sp. S3L5C DNA encoding:
- the bluB gene encoding 5,6-dimethylbenzimidazole synthase, whose amino-acid sequence is MNKNRFSDVECTAIYRAIYERRDMRHFLSDPVAPEILTRLLDAAHHAPSVGFMQPWRFIRISCPDLRKAIHGLVEQERLSTAQALNEREDEFMKLKVEGIMECPVVLVAALCEQRDQYVFGRRTLPEMDLASLACAIQNMWLAARAEGLGLGWVSMFEPEALKKLLNMPEDSRPFAILCLGHVEQFYEKPMLEQQHWEERKNINTLLFENTWNTPCP
- the cobT gene encoding nicotinate-nucleotide--dimethylbenzimidazole phosphoribosyltransferase, which gives rise to MPLDFVICPRSETLVSLLQTKIDQKTKPLGALGQLESLALQIGLCQNTLTPSLNKPCIIIFAGDHGIVEAGVSAYPQTVTAQMVANFLSGGAAISVFAKQHQLELLIVDAGVNADLASHPKLIVAKIGKGTKNFLTHPAMTTEACTQALKAGAEQVLQQFNNGCNCIGFGEMGIGNTSSAALLMHCLTALPLAQCVGRGTGLNDDQLQHKLSVLQQALNQHNGLTQPLEVLATFGGFEIAMMVGAYLKAAECGMLIIVDGFIASTALLVASKLHPQVLDYCIFSHASNEQGHQALLNQFKAKALLNMDLRLGEGSGIALAYPLLQSAVIFLNEMSTFAEAGVDH
- a CDS encoding 1-acyl-sn-glycerol-3-phosphate acyltransferase, with protein sequence MKLKLRLLYKLVLIVLLFSYGLIIAGVLFSLLKLLCSANNAKNKRNTLKTHWLKIFSGIMNLDIVLEGELPHPGTFLVCNHISWLDIIVIGQYLPAHFVAKSDILSWPIIGYLSRQGGTIFIRRGDKKHIKATTEQMLWILKQNNNIIAFPEGTTTQGDDVLSFHASLFQPALLTKSAIQPVALQYYGLAKQQAPFVGDDDFLPHLIKMLSLDKIEVHVSFLPVINSSGSNRQSVSIEARELILKVIENNLLVNKLNQQRVKSAFSQK
- a CDS encoding PQQ-like beta-propeller repeat protein, translating into MNKTVIKFTLRYCSPAIAILASIILISSAGLYGSEFKKSEHFTLERLFPGDALPSVTFDDSIIASPLLDLSQGRPLIIVPASNGLIAALDGETGALDWQVNAPTPKGQLAQLISTPIIINNKLVILYQCLTKGVRTSHRLAVIDLAKKQLDEAFPVLVLSAEKPTIDGIGTVKFNPPTAFSHSALKHALKPDSNLGYLYAAFGNSGDEQPYHGWLFEIDLDAWHTDKKELKNTDAIPAISSVLLTTPETDCPVTKEFGNQEMICGGGIWTPADPQIYQSDNDFELFVPTGNGQINLDRHDFANTIMRVKPGLKFDAGCDANLCANFNPTNPDRACMASCKNLFIPRLLESDLPLNPASGDCNDKSFWECLAWMDYDLGASAPVKVNMATGYSVLVQASKDGSVYLIDAEHLGTQYDRLQLVDLCGTKTDECKLGWMGMIVTQPVVTFVNDTPIVVIPAFVADKTHPAGLIALKIVMEKGQPKFKRFWQFPDPSSPKALKTFRSHPSLPVINTPTENGNAVVWIIDINTNGTIYGVRIKDGALVAKQTLAGAGRPLSSPLIYGNKLYVASIMPDTNKAMIEAYQINTAHH